From a single Williamwhitmania sp. genomic region:
- a CDS encoding response regulator transcription factor codes for MRKVTFVVAERSYLIRRGLVSSIEELGTTSVVRELDSGERLVKILTDQQPDYLVIAADLLQEYDESIRCLFESGFETQLVALLNSGDKISTHYHTCDTIFVNDDKATILRLLRELVARQVKHMHGEPPSAELSPRELNIVRDISLGLSNKEIAEKNFISFHTVATHRKNITRKLGIKSVPGLTVYAILNKLIDMDALS; via the coding sequence ATGAGAAAGGTCACATTTGTCGTTGCTGAGCGCTCCTATCTTATCAGGCGTGGGTTGGTATCATCCATTGAGGAGCTGGGTACCACTAGCGTGGTTCGCGAGCTGGATAGTGGAGAGCGATTGGTCAAGATTTTAACTGACCAACAACCCGATTATTTGGTTATAGCTGCAGATCTGTTGCAGGAGTACGACGAAAGCATACGCTGCCTTTTTGAATCTGGATTTGAAACACAGCTGGTTGCACTCCTCAATAGTGGTGATAAGATTTCAACTCATTATCATACTTGCGACACAATTTTTGTGAACGACGATAAAGCCACCATTCTTCGATTGCTCAGGGAACTAGTCGCTAGGCAGGTTAAGCACATGCATGGTGAACCGCCCAGCGCCGAGCTCTCTCCCCGAGAGCTTAATATTGTGAGGGATATCTCTCTTGGCCTATCTAATAAGGAGATTGCGGAAAAAAATTTCATTTCATTCCATACGGTAGCTACGCATCGTAAGAATATTACTCGAAAGCTAGGAATTAAGTCAGTACCGGGTCTTACCGTTTATGCCATCCTTAACAAGCTCATCGATATGGATGCCCTTTCATAG